One genomic segment of Vagococcus intermedius includes these proteins:
- a CDS encoding YtxH domain-containing protein: MSKKTGGFLLGTIIGGAAAAAAALLLAPKAGKDLRQDLVERTDDFKNRAYDYNGSDLKDKASGFATDVKDKAVQKSDEALSSLKKQTADLSTKLKKSTENLVETGVDKGLDTAANVLEGTEDIILDMADMAEEIKQNSHEIQEPIEDLSDEPIVDDITDVDVDSLEQDIQEELEEALDHVVEETDVK; encoded by the coding sequence ATGAGCAAGAAAACAGGCGGTTTTTTATTAGGAACAATTATTGGTGGAGCAGCAGCGGCAGCAGCGGCATTATTACTGGCGCCGAAAGCAGGGAAAGACCTTCGTCAAGATTTAGTTGAACGTACAGATGATTTCAAAAATCGTGCCTATGATTACAATGGTTCAGATTTGAAAGATAAAGCCTCAGGTTTCGCAACTGACGTTAAAGATAAAGCAGTACAAAAATCAGATGAAGCCTTATCTAGTTTAAAAAAACAAACAGCTGACTTATCAACTAAGTTAAAAAAATCAACTGAAAATTTAGTTGAAACTGGAGTGGACAAAGGGTTAGATACAGCGGCCAATGTATTAGAAGGCACTGAAGATATTATTTTAGATATGGCTGATATGGCTGAAGAAATCAAACAAAATAGTCATGAAATTCAAGAGCCAATTGAAGACTTATCAGATGAACCAATTGTAGATGATATAACAGATGTTGATGTCGACTCTTTAGAACAAGATATTCAAGAAGAATTAGAAGAAGCACTTGATCATGTAGTTGAAGAGACTGATGTGAAATAA
- the ccpA gene encoding catabolite control protein A, which produces MEKQTITIYDVAREANVSMATVSRVVNGNPNVKPATRKKVLEVIDRLDYRPNAVARGLASKKTTTVGVIIPDVSNIFFSSLARGIDDVATMYKYNIILANSDGSDDKEINVLNNLLAKQVDGVIFMGHHITEAIRGEFSRSKTPVVLAGSIDPDNQVGSVNIDYQAAAKEATNLLAENGNTKIAFISGSLLDPINGKERLTGYKEALSTNKLDYNEGLVFEAEYQYKMGENLAERVMNSGATAAYIVDDELAIGLTNGLLDRGIKIPEEFEIITTNNTLLTEVVRPKLTSVTQPLYDIGAVSMRLLTKMMNKEDVEEKTIVLPHGIVERGSTK; this is translated from the coding sequence ATGGAAAAACAAACAATTACGATTTATGATGTTGCAAGAGAAGCAAATGTATCAATGGCTACTGTGTCACGTGTTGTCAATGGTAATCCTAATGTAAAACCAGCCACTCGCAAAAAAGTTTTAGAAGTAATCGATCGTCTGGACTATCGTCCAAATGCTGTCGCTCGTGGTCTAGCTAGTAAGAAAACAACAACGGTAGGAGTTATTATACCTGATGTGAGTAATATTTTCTTCTCATCATTAGCTCGTGGAATTGATGATGTGGCAACAATGTATAAATATAATATTATTTTAGCTAATTCAGACGGTAGTGATGATAAAGAAATTAATGTGTTAAATAATTTATTAGCAAAACAAGTAGATGGTGTTATTTTTATGGGGCATCATATTACTGAAGCTATTCGAGGTGAGTTTTCACGCTCAAAAACACCTGTTGTTTTAGCTGGGTCAATTGATCCAGATAATCAAGTAGGCTCAGTTAATATTGATTATCAAGCTGCAGCTAAAGAAGCAACGAATTTATTAGCTGAGAATGGTAATACAAAAATTGCTTTTATTAGTGGGTCATTACTAGATCCAATTAATGGAAAAGAGCGTTTGACAGGTTATAAAGAGGCTTTATCAACCAACAAACTAGATTATAATGAAGGCTTAGTTTTTGAAGCCGAGTATCAATATAAAATGGGTGAAAATTTAGCAGAACGTGTGATGAATAGTGGTGCGACAGCAGCTTACATTGTTGATGACGAATTGGCAATTGGTTTGACAAATGGGTTATTAGATCGTGGGATTAAAATTCCTGAAGAGTTTGAAATTATTACAACGAACAATACCTTGTTAACAGAAGTTGTCCGTCCAAAATTAACAAGTGTGACACAACCGTTATATGATATCGGGGCTGTCTCAATGCGCTTATTAACTAAAATGATGAATAAAGAAGATGTTGAAGAAAAAACAATCGTGTTGCCTCATGGAATTGTTGAAAGAGGGTCAACTAAATAA
- a CDS encoding ABC transporter permease, translated as MKFKLKKIWVLSKLKFVLLMKNFQAIIGSGMAIIVVITLKYLMEDSQAGAEINIPAFVLNFGLTFNSIMSAIMITSLPITEDKEKNTLRSLVSSTYSSTEYIISSILPAFIIIFLVNQLIIPLSGVNFTFTSWLLYTVLASIMALTSLAIGSAVGIISNKVQVTSMITVPIMLPLVIIPSLKMVSPVVKKVSHFLYSGIISDKVDRLVNNYSISFSLLDWTVVLGQLFLCFGIFYVVFRKKGIEITK; from the coding sequence ATGAAATTTAAACTTAAGAAAATATGGGTATTAAGTAAATTAAAATTTGTTTTATTAATGAAAAACTTTCAAGCAATTATTGGTTCCGGAATGGCAATAATTGTAGTTATCACGTTAAAGTATTTGATGGAAGATTCACAAGCTGGAGCAGAAATAAATATTCCAGCTTTTGTATTGAATTTTGGTTTAACATTCAATTCAATTATGTCAGCCATAATGATTACTAGCCTTCCAATAACAGAAGATAAAGAAAAAAACACCTTAAGGTCATTAGTTTCATCAACTTATTCATCAACTGAATATATTATTAGCTCTATCCTTCCAGCGTTTATTATTATTTTCTTGGTCAATCAACTTATTATTCCGTTAAGTGGGGTAAACTTTACTTTCACTAGTTGGCTTCTATACACAGTTTTAGCATCTATAATGGCACTTACTAGCCTTGCAATTGGTAGTGCAGTTGGAATTATATCTAACAAAGTACAAGTTACTTCAATGATTACTGTGCCAATTATGCTTCCGTTAGTGATTATTCCATCGCTAAAAATGGTTAGTCCAGTGGTTAAGAAAGTTTCTCATTTTCTTTATTCTGGAATCATATCAGATAAAGTTGATAGATTAGTTAATAATTATTCCATCAGTTTTTCACTGTTAGATTGGACAGTTGTTTTGGGACAACTATTTTTATGCTTTGGCATTTTTTATGTAGTTTTTAGAAAGAAAGGAATTGAAATTACTAAATAA
- the rph gene encoding ribonuclease PH — translation MRHDKRKANQLRTINIETNVLKHPEGSVMISFGDTKVICAATFEDRVPRFLKGKGTGWVTAEYSMLPRATNTRNIRESAKGKLTGRTMEIQRLIGRSLRTVVDLEVLGERSLIVDCDVIQADGGTRTASITGAFVALKLAVDKLLTEGKLTEDPIKEHLAAVSVGVLPTKEVVLDLDYVEDSAAAVDMNIVMTESGEFVELQGTGEEATFNAKELADMLSYGQAGIETLIKQQKEALTQEAKSITVESKEVKKEAPKTIVIATKNKGKAKEFEALFEAKGFKIKTLLDYPDLPDVEETGKTFAENACLKAETIANTLECLVLADDSGLKVDALDGRPGIYSARFAGTDKSDAANNAKLLHELTGIPKEERQAQFHCTLAVAGPGKETLVVSGEIEGDILTIPRGDEGFGYDPLFYVSKLGKAMAELSGDEKNKISHRAVALKELDQCFSNWLEEVN, via the coding sequence ATGAGACATGATAAAAGAAAAGCGAATCAATTGAGAACAATAAACATTGAAACTAATGTATTAAAGCACCCGGAAGGTTCTGTAATGATTAGTTTTGGTGACACCAAGGTAATTTGTGCAGCAACCTTTGAAGATCGTGTTCCGCGTTTTTTAAAAGGTAAGGGGACAGGCTGGGTTACAGCCGAGTATAGTATGTTACCAAGAGCAACTAATACACGTAATATTCGTGAAAGTGCTAAAGGAAAATTAACAGGTAGAACAATGGAAATTCAACGTTTAATTGGTCGATCATTACGGACAGTTGTTGATTTAGAAGTTTTAGGAGAGCGTTCTTTGATTGTAGATTGTGATGTGATACAGGCAGATGGTGGCACACGAACAGCTAGCATCACAGGGGCTTTTGTTGCTTTAAAATTAGCAGTTGATAAGTTATTAACTGAAGGAAAGTTAACCGAAGATCCTATCAAAGAACATCTTGCTGCTGTTAGTGTGGGTGTGTTACCAACAAAAGAGGTTGTTTTAGATTTGGATTATGTAGAAGATTCAGCAGCAGCTGTTGATATGAACATTGTTATGACCGAATCAGGTGAATTTGTTGAATTACAAGGAACTGGCGAAGAGGCAACATTTAATGCTAAAGAACTAGCTGATATGTTAAGCTATGGACAAGCAGGGATTGAGACGCTAATTAAGCAACAAAAAGAGGCGCTAACTCAGGAAGCGAAATCAATTACAGTAGAAAGTAAAGAAGTTAAAAAAGAAGCACCTAAAACGATTGTGATTGCAACAAAAAATAAAGGAAAAGCGAAAGAGTTCGAAGCATTATTTGAAGCGAAAGGCTTTAAAATAAAAACCCTATTAGACTATCCTGATTTACCAGATGTTGAAGAAACTGGTAAGACGTTTGCTGAAAATGCTTGTTTGAAAGCAGAGACAATTGCTAATACGTTGGAGTGTTTAGTACTAGCAGATGATTCAGGACTAAAAGTAGATGCCTTAGATGGACGACCAGGTATTTATTCCGCGCGCTTTGCTGGGACCGATAAGAGTGATGCTGCCAACAATGCCAAACTGCTGCATGAATTAACAGGTATTCCTAAAGAAGAGCGTCAAGCTCAGTTTCATTGTACTTTAGCTGTAGCAGGACCTGGTAAAGAAACCTTAGTGGTTTCTGGTGAGATTGAAGGTGATATTTTAACAATTCCTCGTGGAGACGAAGGGTTTGGTTATGATCCGTTATTTTATGTTTCTAAGTTGGGCAAAGCAATGGCTGAATTAAGTGGCGATGAAAAAAATAAAATTAGTCACCGAGCAGTCGCTCTAAAAGAACTAGATCAATGCTTTTCTAATTGGTTAGAGGAGGTAAATTAA
- the racE gene encoding glutamate racemase, producing the protein MSKKQAIGFIDSGVGGLTVVKEALKQLPNEKVIYLGDTARCPYGPRPVEQVIEFTWQMTSFLLKKNIKMLVIACNTATAVALEEIKKTIDIPVVGVILPGSRAALKQTKNNHIGIIGTEVTVKSHAYSEALLKKASHLRVDELACPKFVPIVESKRYQSSLAKMVVAETLKPLKKEQVDTLVLGCTHYPLLKPLIQNYMGDNVQLIDSGAETIGEVSMLLDYFNIAAEEDEIKPQHDFYATGSVEMFKDISEDWLDLSGITVSKITLDN; encoded by the coding sequence ATGAGTAAAAAACAAGCAATTGGTTTTATTGATTCTGGTGTAGGTGGATTAACTGTGGTTAAAGAAGCTTTGAAACAATTACCAAATGAAAAAGTAATTTATTTAGGGGACACGGCACGTTGTCCATATGGACCGCGACCTGTAGAACAAGTAATTGAATTTACTTGGCAAATGACCTCATTTTTATTAAAAAAGAATATTAAAATGTTAGTGATTGCCTGCAATACAGCGACAGCAGTTGCTCTTGAGGAAATAAAAAAAACAATTGATATTCCTGTTGTAGGTGTTATACTGCCTGGTAGCCGTGCGGCTTTAAAACAAACTAAAAATAATCATATTGGGATTATTGGTACAGAAGTGACGGTGAAAAGTCATGCTTATTCTGAGGCGCTACTCAAAAAGGCCTCTCACTTGAGAGTGGATGAATTAGCTTGTCCTAAATTTGTACCAATTGTTGAGAGTAAAAGATATCAATCTTCTTTAGCAAAGATGGTTGTGGCAGAGACTCTAAAACCATTAAAAAAAGAGCAAGTGGATACCTTAGTTTTAGGTTGTACTCATTATCCATTGTTAAAACCATTAATTCAAAATTATATGGGGGATAATGTACAATTGATTGATTCCGGAGCTGAGACAATTGGAGAAGTCAGCATGCTATTGGACTATTTTAATATTGCGGCGGAAGAAGATGAAATCAAACCGCAACATGATTTTTATGCGACAGGATCAGTTGAGATGTTCAAAGATATTAGTGAAGATTGGTTAGATTTATCTGGTATTACAGTTAGTAAGATTACATTAGATAATTAA
- a CDS encoding ATP-binding cassette domain-containing protein: MDIIKVKNLSVKYGKFKALKNISLEIKRGEIFGLIGPSGSGKSTFLNSLSGLINSFEGEIQILDESVLELSVATKKKLVFRVAFLVCMKILRYFKIL, translated from the coding sequence ATGGATATAATTAAAGTGAAAAATTTATCTGTTAAGTACGGGAAATTTAAAGCATTAAAAAATATTTCATTAGAAATAAAGAGGGGAGAAATATTTGGCTTAATAGGTCCTTCAGGATCAGGAAAATCAACATTCTTAAATTCATTATCAGGATTAATTAATTCTTTTGAAGGTGAAATTCAAATTCTGGATGAATCAGTATTAGAATTAAGTGTAGCAACAAAAAAAAAATTGGTATTCAGAGTAGCTTTTCTGGTTTGTATGAAGATATTACGGTATTTCAAAATCTTATGA
- a CDS encoding metallophosphoesterase: protein MKYLVVSDNHGDRDCLVDLADYYRGKVDCMFHCGDSELEPTDSLWDDFVVVTGNCDYDERFLKEQLVKTDEDRILMTHGHLYNVRQTLSNLVYRAQELSASIVLFGHTHELGVEMIEEVLVLNPGSISLPRGQYMIKTYAIIENLADSYQVSYYRDNHEKLSHLTVSCTK, encoded by the coding sequence ATGAAATATCTAGTGGTGAGTGATAATCATGGTGACCGTGATTGTTTAGTAGATTTAGCAGATTATTATCGTGGAAAAGTTGATTGTATGTTTCATTGTGGCGATTCGGAACTAGAACCGACTGATTCATTATGGGACGACTTTGTTGTAGTGACAGGAAATTGTGATTATGATGAGCGTTTCCTGAAAGAGCAGCTAGTTAAAACAGATGAAGATAGAATCTTAATGACTCATGGTCATTTGTATAATGTCAGACAGACCTTATCTAATCTGGTTTATCGTGCGCAAGAATTATCTGCTTCAATTGTCTTATTTGGTCACACACATGAGTTGGGGGTTGAAATGATTGAGGAAGTTTTAGTTCTCAACCCAGGTAGTATTTCACTGCCACGCGGTCAGTATATGATTAAAACCTATGCTATTATTGAAAATCTGGCTGATTCTTATCAAGTGAGCTATTATCGTGATAACCATGAAAAATTATCACACTTAACTGTCTCATGTACTAAGTAA
- a CDS encoding DUF308 domain-containing protein codes for MNNVLNQFKRFAILRTILFISLGVLLLANPQLVIKSFVYIVSGYLVVLAILNILKALKEHHSSWVSYDFITGCMYLLLGIIAFVFSKPLISFLPIVLGLLTVLNGLLHLGSGSTVKEVNPRYRISIISYSIILILAGCILIFNPSKVLFSY; via the coding sequence ATGAATAATGTTTTAAATCAATTCAAACGCTTTGCCATACTACGAACCATACTTTTTATTAGCTTAGGTGTTTTATTATTAGCTAACCCACAATTAGTGATCAAAAGTTTTGTTTATATCGTTAGTGGTTATTTAGTAGTCTTAGCTATTCTCAATATCTTAAAGGCGCTAAAAGAACATCATAGTAGCTGGGTAAGTTATGATTTCATTACTGGCTGTATGTACCTTCTTTTAGGAATTATCGCGTTTGTTTTTTCAAAACCTCTGATTAGTTTCTTACCTATTGTTTTGGGACTATTGACAGTCCTAAACGGTTTATTACATTTAGGGAGTGGCTCTACAGTCAAAGAAGTTAACCCACGCTATCGAATTAGTATCATATCTTATAGTATTATCTTGATATTAGCAGGATGTATCTTAATCTTTAACCCTTCAAAAGTGTTATTCTCTTATTAA
- a CDS encoding cold-shock protein produces MAQGTVKWFNADKGFGFITQEDGSDVFAHFSAIQGEGFKTLEEGQAVTFDVEEGQRGLQATNIVKN; encoded by the coding sequence ATGGCTCAAGGAACAGTAAAATGGTTTAACGCAGACAAAGGTTTCGGTTTCATCACTCAAGAAGACGGTTCAGACGTGTTCGCACACTTCTCAGCTATCCAAGGTGAAGGATTCAAAACTTTAGAAGAAGGTCAAGCAGTGACTTTCGACGTAGAAGAAGGTCAACGTGGATTACAAGCGACTAACATCGTTAAAAACTAA
- a CDS encoding DUF948 domain-containing protein translates to MTGGEIAALIAAIAFVILVIVIVIGCMMVIPKVAKTIQSANEAVVKVTALLDETTLTIQEVTKDVNVLTYQVEDLLSKSNDLLADVNQKVETIDPLFEAVADLSESVSDLNNSSRNVASKVGVISSNAAKATAASKLSRVAMKMVKNKK, encoded by the coding sequence ATGACAGGTGGAGAAATCGCAGCGTTGATTGCTGCTATTGCGTTTGTTATCCTAGTTATTGTTATTGTTATTGGATGCATGATGGTAATTCCTAAAGTAGCTAAGACAATTCAATCTGCTAATGAAGCAGTGGTCAAAGTGACAGCACTGTTAGATGAAACAACATTGACAATTCAAGAAGTAACTAAAGATGTTAATGTCTTAACATATCAAGTTGAAGATTTGTTGAGTAAAAGTAATGATTTACTAGCAGATGTTAATCAAAAAGTTGAAACAATTGATCCATTATTTGAAGCAGTAGCAGATTTAAGCGAAAGTGTATCAGATTTGAATAATTCTAGCCGAAATGTTGCAAGTAAAGTTGGGGTTATTAGTAGCAATGCTGCAAAAGCTACAGCAGCAAGTAAATTAAGTAGAGTCGCAATGAAAATGGTTAAAAATAAAAAATAA
- a CDS encoding LytTR family transcriptional regulator DNA-binding domain-containing protein, giving the protein MNILNINNVTKNYKGSPILNSVNLTIKKGDITWIQVENAISKTLISIFSNQESVTSGEIINESSKTIYIYSEDKYYEKLSVNCFINFCDEVNIGASFNKEKLFNLFFLSDVRYERISKLNLGQIRRVQLLASFIRHGDLFLIQNPLLDLTVNQVKMYLNCLEILSSYDISVIIFLPTIEMLEEFKCDKLLLLNEQRKFIEIKQIQNKNEITKILSKKNGVTYFINPSDINFIEVINSICYIYLDESTYETTYSISELEQKLEHFGFFRSHRSYLINFQKVIEMRSYTKNSSTLVLSDKNNSQVPLSKNKMSVLKEQFNWI; this is encoded by the coding sequence TTGAATATTTTAAATATTAATAATGTGACTAAAAATTATAAAGGTTCACCAATTTTAAATTCTGTAAATCTCACTATTAAAAAAGGGGATATCACATGGATACAAGTAGAAAATGCCATTAGTAAAACATTGATATCAATATTTTCAAACCAAGAATCTGTTACTAGCGGCGAAATAATAAATGAGTCTTCTAAAACAATTTATATCTATTCTGAAGATAAGTACTATGAAAAATTAAGTGTTAATTGTTTTATTAATTTTTGTGATGAAGTAAATATTGGAGCAAGTTTTAATAAAGAGAAATTATTTAATTTATTTTTTTTATCAGATGTGAGGTATGAAAGAATTAGCAAGCTTAATTTGGGACAAATAAGAAGAGTTCAATTACTAGCTTCATTTATTAGACATGGAGATTTGTTTCTTATACAGAATCCTTTACTAGATCTTACTGTAAATCAAGTTAAAATGTATCTAAATTGTTTAGAAATTTTATCTAGCTATGATATTTCGGTCATTATCTTTTTGCCTACAATAGAAATGTTAGAAGAATTTAAATGTGATAAATTATTACTGCTAAATGAGCAAAGGAAATTTATAGAAATAAAGCAGATACAAAATAAAAATGAGATTACTAAAATATTAAGTAAGAAAAATGGAGTCACTTATTTTATTAATCCGAGTGATATAAATTTCATTGAAGTAATAAATTCAATATGTTATATATATTTAGATGAATCAACATATGAGACAACATATTCAATTTCAGAACTTGAACAAAAACTAGAACATTTTGGTTTTTTTCGTAGTCACCGGTCTTATTTGATTAATTTTCAAAAAGTTATAGAAATGAGAAGTTATACAAAAAATAGTTCTACCTTAGTTTTATCTGACAAAAATAATTCTCAGGTTCCACTTTCAAAAAATAAAATGTCAGTCTTGAAAGAACAATTTAATTGGATATAG
- a CDS encoding mechanosensitive ion channel family protein: MFYLATVTSTSDNLVIEDATKQANSFMRFWQAIDWDSIISLVLSKGLVLILAFVIIMIIKRLGTTLIKRGFDNYKNKEHYSERRIDTLYKLANNAFQYSLYFVILYTVLTILGVPVGSLIAGAGIAGIAIGLGAQSFISDILTGFFIILERQIDIGNHVIIDDIEGTVESIGLRTTQIKGFDGTLHYIPNGQITIVSNLSRENMRAIIQLRVKPEHDIQEISAIIKQVNQHLLPNYPEIKKGPQNLGLVDLGNGNLAIKIVIYTLNGEQLRIQADFLTAYLAALTKAGYDLPESPLPMTSK; this comes from the coding sequence ATGTTTTATTTAGCTACAGTTACCTCAACATCAGATAACCTGGTTATAGAAGATGCTACCAAACAAGCCAATTCATTTATGCGATTTTGGCAAGCAATTGACTGGGACAGCATTATTTCATTAGTTTTATCTAAAGGATTAGTTTTAATTTTAGCCTTCGTGATTATCATGATTATAAAAAGATTAGGGACGACTTTAATTAAACGAGGATTTGATAATTATAAAAATAAAGAGCATTATAGTGAGCGTCGTATTGATACGTTATACAAACTAGCAAATAATGCTTTTCAATATTCACTTTATTTTGTTATTTTATATACGGTTTTGACTATTTTAGGTGTTCCTGTTGGCTCTTTGATCGCTGGGGCAGGAATCGCTGGGATTGCGATTGGTCTTGGTGCGCAAAGTTTTATTAGTGACATTTTAACAGGCTTCTTTATTATTTTAGAACGTCAAATTGATATTGGAAACCATGTAATTATTGATGATATTGAAGGAACAGTTGAGTCCATCGGTTTACGAACAACTCAGATCAAAGGTTTTGATGGTACACTTCATTATATCCCTAATGGGCAGATTACAATTGTTAGTAACCTTTCTCGTGAAAACATGCGTGCAATTATTCAATTACGGGTTAAACCAGAACATGATATTCAAGAAATATCAGCTATAATTAAACAAGTTAATCAGCACTTACTGCCAAACTATCCTGAAATAAAAAAAGGACCTCAAAATTTAGGATTAGTCGATTTAGGGAATGGGAACTTAGCAATAAAAATAGTAATCTATACATTGAATGGTGAACAACTACGAATTCAAGCTGATTTTTTAACTGCTTATTTAGCAGCCCTAACTAAAGCTGGCTATGACTTACCAGAGTCCCCATTACCAATGACTAGCAAATAA
- the cbpB gene encoding cyclic-di-AMP-binding protein CbpB — MISDAVKKLLLKNEDTFLIPDEKVAHVMNTNPLNHALLVLTKVGYTRIPVLNIEGKIVGLIGLADIVPTMFDLADIQPDNIAELLVEDVMVKEVKTVCQPYDIEYILHLLVDDPFLPVVDSHNKFTGIVTRKEILKAVNQMAHTIENDYQIMPLAAIKVASQ, encoded by the coding sequence ATGATAAGTGATGCAGTAAAAAAATTGCTTTTAAAAAACGAAGATACTTTTTTAATTCCTGATGAAAAAGTTGCTCATGTCATGAATACTAATCCGCTTAATCACGCTTTACTAGTCCTGACTAAAGTTGGTTATACTAGAATCCCGGTTTTAAATATAGAGGGAAAAATAGTTGGTTTAATCGGATTGGCAGATATTGTACCAACAATGTTTGATTTAGCTGATATTCAACCCGATAATATAGCTGAATTATTAGTAGAAGACGTGATGGTTAAAGAGGTTAAAACTGTTTGTCAACCGTATGATATAGAATATATTTTACATTTATTGGTAGATGATCCTTTTCTTCCCGTAGTCGATTCTCATAACAAGTTTACAGGGATTGTCACGCGCAAAGAGATATTAAAAGCCGTCAATCAAATGGCACATACTATAGAGAACGACTATCAGATTATGCCGTTAGCTGCTATTAAAGTAGCTAGTCAATAA
- a CDS encoding ATP-binding cassette domain-containing protein encodes MYEDITVFQNLMMFGEIYGVKKEKILNLMDSASLLPYKNKKIGSLSTGMKKRVTFLKSIINSPEVLFLDEPTSSLDPITAKTIEKIIQDLKNKGSTIILATHNMSAGSFICDRIGMLNEGSLIEVGTPNEICIKHMEQKEYTVTLQKNEQLIFRQNQSDLLNLCNLIKENKILTIHSNEPNLESVFVKLVKKKERLNEI; translated from the coding sequence TTGTATGAAGATATTACGGTATTTCAAAATCTTATGATGTTTGGAGAGATTTATGGAGTGAAAAAAGAAAAAATTCTTAATTTAATGGATTCTGCTTCACTTTTACCTTATAAAAACAAAAAAATTGGAAGCTTATCAACAGGCATGAAGAAAAGGGTGACTTTTCTTAAATCTATAATTAATTCACCTGAGGTACTTTTTTTAGACGAGCCGACTAGCAGTCTAGATCCAATTACAGCAAAAACAATAGAAAAGATTATTCAAGATTTAAAAAATAAAGGAAGCACAATTATTTTAGCGACCCATAATATGTCTGCTGGATCATTTATTTGCGATCGAATTGGTATGTTAAATGAAGGGAGTTTAATTGAAGTGGGGACGCCCAATGAAATTTGCATTAAACATATGGAACAAAAGGAATATACTGTTACTTTACAAAAAAATGAACAGCTAATATTTAGACAAAATCAATCAGATTTATTAAATTTATGTAATTTAATAAAAGAAAATAAAATTTTAACGATACATTCAAATGAGCCAAATTTGGAATCTGTTTTTGTTAAATTAGTAAAAAAGAAGGAGAGACTTAATGAAATTTAA